Proteins encoded in a region of the Coffea eugenioides isolate CCC68of chromosome 4, Ceug_1.0, whole genome shotgun sequence genome:
- the LOC113768142 gene encoding protein CHUP1, chloroplastic: MMTREKRDIRPVLFKLGVALAFSVGSILFSILRTKTVKPSGSPPSQPSHPEHPNQVDSVEERIELKNDEDDHVLLRATSSCNFALASSERDEPSLLSKTSSGNLSSNCSPCKRSNGDKDVYLLPEFNDLVMEFDLAAMKATFSPHKDVEMLTNSCVQKLDHEQELNSLRNMVKTLKERERSLEIQLLEYYGLKEQETAVMELHNRLKINNMEAKLFNLKIESLQADKRRLEEQVADYARVVSELEAAKTKIKLLKKKLRSEAQHNREHILALQERVVKLQDQEKKALCTDPDLQLKLQQLKDYEEEAEELRKSNHILRQENSALAQKLEYVQTLAVSVLDGEKVEALKSESNRLRQENEDKAREIEQLQAARCSDIEELVYLRWINACLRYELRNYQPDPDKTVARDLSKSLSPKSEEKAKQLILEYARKEGTGEKGISIADFDSDRWSSSQASYLTESGENDDLSVECSSTNKTNTSSKTKIFGKLMQLLRGKGSSHLRRSSSLESAPSMEYMAGKSSSISPVCNAGVSPGTASGDDGLNARSRTSSQSSSRLSLDLQRFPYLQGSKSGKGEESSNLECIQRNSSDGSSCVYRVMNPISEDVTNLSKENQYQHQQSSTDAKKSELLKYADALKGSRRKPTVRKRSVSCTL; this comes from the exons ATGATGACGAGGGAGAAGAGGGATATAAGGCCTGTACTCTTCAAACTTGGGGTGGCTCTGGCTTTCTCTGTTGGCAGCATTCTCTTTTCTATTTTGAGAACCAAAACGGTTAAGCCCTCTGGATCCCCACCTTCACAGCCTTCTCATCCAG AACATCCGAATCAGGTTGACTCTGTTGAGGAAAGGATTGAGCTGAAGAATGACGAGGATGATCATGTCTTGCTTAGAGCAACCAGTTCTTGTAATTTTGCCTTAGCTTCTTCTGAGAGAGAT GAGCCATCGTTGTTGTCAAAAACCTCTAGTGGTAATTTATCCAGTAACTGTTCTCCTTGCAAGAGATCTAATGGGGATAAAGACGTGTACCTCTTGCCAGAATTCAATGATCTCGTCATGGAATTTGATTTGGCTGCCATGAAGGCTACCTTTTCTCCCCACAAGGATGTAGAAATGCTAACAAATAGTTGTGTTCAAAAGCTGGACCATGAGCAAGAACTTAACAGCCTGAGGAACATGGTTAAAACTCTCAAAGAGAGGGAGAGATCACTTGAGATTCAACTGCTGGAGTATTACGGCCTTAAGGAGCAAGAGACTGCTGTCATGGAGCTCCATAACCGACTCAAGATAAACAATATGGAGGCCAAGCTTTTCAATCTTAAAATCGAGTCCTTGCAGGCAGATAAGAGGAGGCTTGAGGAACAAGTGGCTGATTATGCAAGAGTTGTGTCGGAACTCGAAGCTGCAAAAACAAAGATAAAGCTACTCAAGAAGAAACTAAGATCTGAAGCTCAGCACAACAGAGAACACATCCTAGCGTTGCAAGAAAGAGTTGTAAAGCTACAGGACCAGGAAAAGAAGGCTCTTTGTACGGACCCAGACCTCCAGTTGAAACTTCAACAACTGAAGGATTACGAGGAGGAGGCAGAGGAACTAAGGAAGTCTAATCACATTCTGCGGCAAGAAAATTCTGCGTTAGCTCAAAAGTTGGAATATGTGCAGACCCTCGCTGTTTCTGTTTTGGATGGCGAAAAG GTGGAAGCATTGAAGAGTGAAAGTAACCGCTtaagacaagaaaatgaagataAGGCTAGGGAAATTGAGCAACTCCAAGCAGCTCGTTGCTCTGATATTGAAGAACTAGTCTATCTCAGATGGATAAATGCTTGCTTACGCTATGAGCTGAGAAACTACCAGCCTGACCCTGATAAAACTGTTGCTAGGGATCTAAGCAAATCCTTAAGTCCCAAGTCCGAGGAGAAAGCCAAGCAGCTAATACTTGAATATGCAAGGAAAGAAGGCACGGGTGAGAAAGGGATAAGTATAGCAGATTTTGATTCTGACCGGTGGTCATCCTCCCAAGCTTCCTATCTTACAGAATCTGGTGAAAATGATGATCTTTCTGTTGAATGTTCATCAACCAACAAGACAAACACTTCAAGCAAAACAAAAATATTTGGTAAGCTTATGCAACTGCTAAGGGGAAAGGGGAGTAGCCATCTTAGACGGAGTTCATCACTAGAGTCAGCTCCATCCATGGAGTATATGGCGGGTAAGAGTTCTAGTATTTCTCCAGTGTGCAATGCTGGGGTTTCACCAGGGACAGCTTCTGGTGATGATGGCCTCAATGCCAGATCAAGAACTTCATCGCAGAGCTCATCTAGACTTTCTCTGGATCTCCAAAGATTTCCGTATCTTCAAGGATCAAAGAGTGGTAAAGGAGAAGAAAGCAGCAACTTAGAATGTATCCAGAGAAATAGCAGTGATGGATCATCCTGTGTTTATAGAGTGATGAATCCTATTTCAGAAGACGTTACTAATTTAAGCAAAGAAAATCAATATCAACATCAACAAAGTTCTACAGATGCTAAGAAATCTGAATTGTTAAAATATGCTGACGCTTTGAAGGGCTCCAGGCGGA